A genomic segment from Pectinophora gossypiella chromosome 3, ilPecGoss1.1, whole genome shotgun sequence encodes:
- the LOC126381959 gene encoding cell division cycle 7-related protein kinase-like, whose translation MSRSRGIEAKVQQKEVLQTRRNGWNENIKNKNEDHSICPKDDAEMQQIKDLLQKLPKLDKIFSVHRKIGEGTFSSVYLGSLRQHARLPPDQRRWFAIKHLVPTAHPARVEHELRCLQDMGGKNNVIGVDLCLRHLDTIVFVMPYIPHRKFSEYVGEMDAAELARYMRALLTALRHVHSFGVIHRDVKPSNFLYDRENKRYLLVDFGLAQRVVAAPAPPPAHSNTLKRPREEDESTQEPKRIALDLRTGPRSVNVALPRPPAPGCACAGAGGVCAACAARPPPRAPRAGTQGFRPPEVLLKVSAQTTAVDVWAAGVVLASVLCARYPFFRAADDVAALAELQDLLGTQPLQRTAAALGRRLVTSVCRPGVCLRKLCARLRGAAPPPAAPAPPPAAPAAPPGRACARCRLPPEHCLCRDHTVPATRIAEGVTVAGFPDAAFALAAHLLEPDPRLRPTAAQALEHPFLREV comes from the exons ATGTCTAGAAGTAGGGGAATCGAAGCCAAAGTGCAACAAAAAGAAGTTTTGCAGACACGTAGAAACGGATGGAATGagaatatcaaaaataaaaatgaagatcACTCCATCTGTCCTAAAGATGATGCTGAAA TGCAACAGATCAAAGATCTATTGCAGAAGTTGCCGAAGTTGGACAAGATCTTCAGCGTGCACCGTAAGATCGGCGAGGGCACTTTCAGCTCGGTGTACCTGGGGTCGCTGCGGCAGCATGCGCGTCTTCCGCCCGATCAGCGCCGCTGGTTCGCCATCAAGCACCTCGTGCCGACAGCGCACCCGGCGCGCGTCGAGCATGAGCTGCGCTGTCTGCAGGACATGGG TGGCAAGAACAATGTGATTGGAGTGGACCTCTGTCTTCGTCATTTGGACACCATAGTGTTTGTTATGCCTTACATACCTCACAGGAAGTTCTCT GAGTACGTGGGCGAGATGGACGCGGCGGAGCTGGCGAGGTACATGCGCGCACTGCTCACGGCGCTGCGGCACGTGCACTCGTTCGGGGTGATCCACCGTGACGTCAAACCTAGTAACTTTCTCTACGACCGCGAGAACAAACG GTACTTGCTGGTCGACTTCGGGCTGGCGCAGCGCGTGGtcgccgcgccggcgccgccgcccgcgcataGCAATACTCTAAAGCGCCCTCGAGAGGAG GACGAATCTACGCAAGAGCCTAAGAGAATCGCTTTGGACCTGAGGACGGGCCCGAGGAGCGTCAACGTGGCGCTGCCCCGGCCGCCCGCGCCGGGCTGCGCGTgcgccggcgcgggcggcgTGTGCGCGGCCTGCGcggcgcgcccgccgccgcgcgcgccccgcgccggcACGCAGGGCTTCCGCCCGCCCGAG GTGCTGCTGAAGGTGTCGGCGCAGACGACGGCGGTGGACGTGTGGGCGGCCGGCGTGGTGCTGGCGAGCGTGCTGTGCGCTCGGTACCCCTTCTTCCGCGCGGCCGACGACGTGGCGGCACTCGCCGAGCTGCAGGACCTGCTCGGCACGCAGCCGCTGCAGCGAACCGCCGCCGCGCTCG GGCGGCGCCTGGTGACATCGGTGTGTCGTCCCGGCGTGTGCCTGCGCAAGCTGTGCGCGCGCCTGCGCGGCGCCGCGCCCCCGCCCGCTGCCCCCGCGCCCCCGCCCGCTGCCCCCGCGGCCCCCCCTGGCCGCGCATGCGCGCGCTGCCGCCTGCCGCCCGAGCACTGCCTGTGTCGGGACCACACCGTACCG GCCACGCGCATCGCGGAGGGCGTGACGGTGGCGGGGTTCCCGGACGCGGCATTCGCACTGGCGGCGCACCTGCTGGAGCCCGACCCGCGGTTGCGCCCTACGGCCGCGCAGGCGCTCGAACACCCGTTTCTGCGTGAGGTTTGA